In a single window of the uncultured Dysgonomonas sp. genome:
- a CDS encoding response regulator transcription factor, whose amino-acid sequence MVESLTEFYKRINNIGPVVLNKGEEYLDINESRCNIGKTSFSYRDFYKVALVLDIGKLYYADKWIMVDRPAILFSNPLIPYAWEAIDAGKERGVYCIFNEHFLKTGDRHSSLADTPLLDISKERIYFLDDNTVNNIKELFQKMQEELKSDYAQKADILRCYLHLLVHEAMKMQTISTYIPQKNAGQRTAELFLALLERQFPVDIPNESLSLKTANDYAERLSVHVNHLNRVVKSTTGRTTSGLITNRIIQESVQLLQHSNYTIGEIAFGLGFEELASFSNFIKKHTNLSPSAHRSLQTV is encoded by the coding sequence ATGGTAGAAAGCCTTACAGAATTTTATAAACGGATAAATAATATTGGCCCTGTTGTATTGAATAAGGGGGAAGAATACCTTGATATTAATGAGAGCAGATGTAATATCGGAAAAACCTCTTTCAGCTATAGGGACTTTTATAAAGTAGCCCTTGTCCTGGATATTGGCAAATTATACTATGCTGATAAATGGATTATGGTAGACCGTCCTGCAATCCTTTTTTCCAATCCTCTGATTCCTTATGCATGGGAAGCTATTGATGCTGGCAAGGAAAGAGGTGTTTACTGTATTTTCAACGAGCACTTTCTCAAAACAGGCGATCGTCATAGTTCGCTGGCTGATACTCCATTACTCGATATATCTAAAGAGCGTATCTATTTCCTTGACGATAATACCGTAAACAATATTAAAGAACTATTTCAGAAAATGCAGGAGGAACTTAAATCAGATTATGCACAAAAGGCTGATATCTTACGTTGCTATCTTCATCTGTTGGTTCATGAAGCCATGAAGATGCAGACTATCAGTACATATATACCTCAAAAAAACGCAGGCCAGCGTACAGCCGAACTATTCCTTGCTTTACTGGAACGACAGTTTCCTGTCGATATTCCAAACGAATCTCTTAGCCTGAAAACAGCAAACGATTATGCAGAACGTTTGTCCGTCCACGTAAATCATTTGAATAGAGTCGTCAAATCAACTACGGGACGAACAACTTCAGGGCTTATAACTAACCGTATTATACAAGAAAGTGTACAGCTTTTGCAACATTCTAATTATACAATCGGAGAAATAGCTTTCGGGCTAGGTTTTGAAGAACTCGCATCATTTAGCAACTTCATAAAAAAACATACAAATTTATCTCCGAGCGCACATCGTTCCTTACAAACTGTTTAA
- a CDS encoding aldo/keto reductase codes for MNIRRLGNGMDVSAIGLGCMGMSFGYTPLPDRAEMIALIRSAYDMGEIFFDTAEIYGPYANEELVGEAVGPFRHKVIIATKFGFNIADGKQSGTNSRPDHIRKVVEESLKRLRTDYIDLLYQHRVDPNVPIEDVAGTVKDLIQEGKVKHFGLSEAGAKTIRRAHTIQPVTAVQNEYSLWWRRPEEEFIPTLEELGIGLVPFSPLGKGYLTGNFNADSTFEKGDFRNILPRFTSEALAANQAIVDLLKKIADEKGATPAQIALAWLLAQKPWIVPIPGTTKLHRLKENMRAADIDLTVADLKNINEASAKIIIIGDRYPEEIERTTGL; via the coding sequence ATGAATATAAGAAGATTAGGTAATGGTATGGATGTTTCAGCCATTGGCCTGGGATGTATGGGGATGAGTTTTGGCTATACGCCTCTGCCTGATAGGGCTGAGATGATTGCATTGATTCGTTCTGCATATGATATGGGTGAAATATTTTTTGATACCGCAGAGATCTACGGTCCCTATGCTAATGAAGAATTAGTTGGAGAAGCTGTAGGTCCTTTTCGACATAAAGTTATTATCGCCACCAAATTCGGGTTTAATATAGCAGACGGTAAACAATCCGGGACAAATAGCCGCCCTGATCATATTCGTAAAGTAGTGGAAGAATCTTTAAAAAGATTAAGGACAGATTATATAGACTTGCTTTATCAGCACCGTGTAGATCCCAATGTCCCTATCGAAGATGTTGCAGGCACCGTGAAAGATTTGATACAGGAAGGTAAAGTAAAGCACTTCGGGCTGTCGGAAGCCGGAGCGAAAACGATTCGTCGTGCCCATACAATACAACCCGTCACGGCAGTTCAGAACGAATATTCCTTATGGTGGAGACGTCCCGAAGAGGAATTTATTCCCACTTTAGAAGAATTGGGGATTGGTCTGGTACCATTCAGCCCTCTCGGAAAAGGTTATCTGACAGGAAATTTTAATGCTGATTCTACTTTCGAAAAAGGTGATTTTCGTAATATTCTACCACGTTTTACTTCAGAAGCTCTTGCGGCTAATCAGGCAATTGTAGATTTACTGAAAAAGATAGCTGACGAAAAAGGTGCGACTCCAGCTCAGATTGCTTTAGCTTGGCTATTGGCCCAAAAGCCATGGATTGTACCAATACCCGGAACAACAAAACTTCATCGTTTGAAAGAAAATATGAGGGCTGCAGATATCGACCTGACTGTTGCTGATTTGAAGAATATAAATGAAGCCAGCGCTAAAATAATTATTATCGGAGACCGTTATCCCGAGGAGATAGAACGTACGACAGGACTATAA
- a CDS encoding aldo/keto reductase: protein MKRKSDSNQPKELSRRNFFRTGATLGAAICLQPALNSIASAQQIRESNSNFNLSAMNQRRTLGMGKSSMQVSTLGLGCMGMSYHRSAHPSKEMNIALIRNAVEYGVTFFDTAEVYGPFSNEELVGEALLPFRDKVQICTKFGFNFKGNVSSGLNSRPENIRRVVDQSLKRLKTDRIDLLYQHRLDPNVPIEDVAGTVGDLIRQGKVLHYGLCEVNGQIIRRAHVEQPLTAIQSEYSVMWRQPEEEVLTVVEELGIGFVPYSPINRAYLSGSLNEFTKFDQENDNRSTSPTFTPEAMRANLPIINVLYNFGRTRGLTSSQVALAWLLAKKPWIVAIPGTTKLSHLEENLRAIDIKLTPDEIKEIDSAVSNINIAGQRERNY from the coding sequence ATGAAGAGGAAATCAGATTCGAATCAACCAAAAGAATTGAGCCGTCGTAATTTTTTTAGGACTGGGGCAACCTTAGGAGCAGCTATCTGCCTACAGCCTGCATTGAATAGTATTGCATCGGCTCAGCAAATCAGAGAATCAAATTCTAATTTTAATTTATCTGCTATGAATCAACGTCGTACACTTGGTATGGGAAAAAGCAGCATGCAGGTTTCCACCCTTGGTCTGGGATGTATGGGAATGAGTTATCACAGAAGTGCTCATCCGAGTAAAGAAATGAACATTGCATTGATTCGCAACGCAGTTGAATATGGTGTCACTTTTTTTGATACAGCTGAAGTTTATGGCCCATTTAGTAATGAGGAATTGGTAGGGGAAGCACTTCTCCCATTTCGGGATAAAGTTCAGATCTGTACTAAATTTGGATTCAATTTTAAGGGAAATGTTTCGTCTGGATTGAATAGTCGTCCCGAAAATATACGCCGAGTAGTTGATCAATCACTTAAAAGGCTAAAAACAGATAGGATTGATTTACTCTATCAGCATCGGCTCGATCCGAATGTACCTATAGAAGATGTTGCCGGAACTGTTGGTGATCTAATCCGTCAAGGTAAAGTTTTGCATTATGGACTTTGCGAGGTTAATGGACAGATTATCCGTCGTGCCCATGTAGAACAGCCATTAACAGCTATTCAAAGTGAATATTCGGTAATGTGGAGGCAACCTGAAGAAGAAGTACTTACTGTCGTTGAAGAACTTGGAATCGGCTTTGTACCCTATAGTCCGATAAACAGAGCATATCTTAGTGGTAGTCTTAATGAATTTACCAAATTCGATCAGGAGAATGATAATCGTTCAACATCACCTACATTTACTCCTGAAGCCATGAGAGCTAATTTACCAATAATTAATGTACTCTATAACTTCGGTAGGACAAGAGGTCTTACCTCTTCTCAAGTCGCATTAGCCTGGTTGCTGGCAAAGAAGCCATGGATTGTAGCTATTCCGGGAACTACAAAACTTTCACATCTGGAAGAGAACCTGAGGGCTATAGATATAAAACTGACTCCTGATGAAATAAAAGAGATTGACTCTGCTGTTTCTAATATTAATATTGCGGGACAACGGGAGAGAAACTATTAA